A window of Streptomyces profundus genomic DNA:
AACTCGCCTACCCGGGAGTCGAGTTCGGCGAGCGTGCCGTCGTTGTCCACCACGAAGTCGGCGATGGCCAGCCGCTCCTCGCGCGTGGCCTGGGCCGCCATCCTGGCGCGGGCGTCGGCCTCGCTCATCCCTCGCGAACCCGTCAGCCGGGCCAGTTGGCTCTCCTCGGAGGCATCCACCACGACGACCGCCGCATAGCGGTGCGAGAGCCGCTCCTCGGCGAGCAGCGGCACGTCGTGCACCACGATCGCCCCGGGCCGAGCCCGCGCCTGCAACTCCGCGGAGCGCCGCGCCACCAGGGGATGCACGATGCCGTTCAGCGCCTTGCGGCGTTCCGGGGCGGCGAAGACGATGCGCCCCAGCCGCTCCCGGTCGAGCGCACCGTCGGCACCGAGCACCTCAGCGCCGAACTCGGCGGCCACCGCCGCCAGCCCCGGCGTTCCCGGGGCCACCACCTCGCGCGCGATCCGGTCGGAGTCCACGATCACCGCGCCCCGGCGCGCCAGAGCGCGCGCGACCTCGCTCTTGCCGGAGCCGATACCCCCGGTCAACCCCACTGCCACCATGCGGGCAGGCTACGCTACGGCGTTCCGTCGCCGTCCTCGCGCTCGGCGAGAAAGCGTTCGAAGACCTCGCCCAGCTCGTCCGCCGACGGCAGCTCGGCCGGCTCGGCCACGAGGTTGCCCCGGGTGGTCGCCCCGGCGACCGCGTCGTACTGCTGCTCAAGGCCGCGCACGACCGCCACCAGGTCCGTCTCGCCCTCGGACAGCTCGCGTTCGATCTCGTCCTGGGTCTTCAGCGCCTGGTTGCGCAGCACATGGGCGGCGTCCGGGAGCACAAGACCGGTGGCGGCCGTGATCGACTCCAACACCACCAGCGCCGCGTCCGGGTAACGGGACCTGGAGATGTAGTGCGGCACATGGGCGGCGACGCCCACCACATCGTGCCCGCCCTGTTCGAGCCGCAGTTCCACCAGCGCCGCCGCGCTGCCCGGCACCTGTGCCTCCTCGAACATGGAGCGCTGCAAGGGGATCAGCTCGGCCCGGTTGCCATGCGGGGTGAGACCGACCGGGCGGGTGTGCGGCACGCCCATCGGGATCCCGTGGAACGTGACGGCGAGACGGACCCTGAGCTGCTCGACCAGCTGCCCGACGGCGGCGGCGAAGCCCTCCCACTCCACATCGGGCTCAGGCCCGGAGAGCACCAGGAACGGCTGGTGGGTGGCGTCCCGGGCCAGGCGCAGCTCCAGCGCCGGATGTTCGTAGGCCGTCCAGCGCTGCCTGCGGAACGTCATCGTCGGCCGCCGGGCGCGGTAGTCCACCAGGCGGTCGTGGTCGAACCGGGCGACCGTCACCGTGGGGCCGGCGAGCAG
This region includes:
- the coaE gene encoding dephospho-CoA kinase, whose amino-acid sequence is MVAVGLTGGIGSGKSEVARALARRGAVIVDSDRIAREVVAPGTPGLAAVAAEFGAEVLGADGALDRERLGRIVFAAPERRKALNGIVHPLVARRSAELQARARPGAIVVHDVPLLAEERLSHRYAAVVVVDASEESQLARLTGSRGMSEADARARMAAQATREERLAIADFVVDNDGTLAELDSRVGELWEWLVELVGRD
- a CDS encoding proteasome assembly chaperone family protein is translated as MRDPQELYAWEPDGVARVEEAVGGADSAGPVLLYHFDGFIDAGDTGGQLVEQLLAGPTVTVARFDHDRLVDYRARRPTMTFRRQRWTAYEHPALELRLARDATHQPFLVLSGPEPDVEWEGFAAAVGQLVEQLRVRLAVTFHGIPMGVPHTRPVGLTPHGNRAELIPLQRSMFEEAQVPGSAAALVELRLEQGGHDVVGVAAHVPHYISRSRYPDAALVVLESITAATGLVLPDAAHVLRNQALKTQDEIERELSEGETDLVAVVRGLEQQYDAVAGATTRGNLVAEPAELPSADELGEVFERFLAEREDGDGTP